Proteins from one Calditrichota bacterium genomic window:
- a CDS encoding ABC transporter permease subunit: protein MSSATITAKTAVSESFQSVSLFKKRLKKFRSLKRGYYSFLLIVVAYIVSFLAPLLMNYKALVVRYDGRLHFPVFKFYEGKVFGQDIYGEADYRRLKESFSAEDKGNWVLMPPYPFGPYESLTDPSGTPPNPPSRQHWFGTDDRGRDVFVRLVYGFNISLSFALICTAIAYAIGISVGAALGYFGGKFDIFAQRLIEIWSSMPFLYTIIIVSSIIRPNFALLVFLLVLFGWMGMTYYIRGEFYREKAKDYVHAAISMGAGDRKIVFKHILPNALTPVIALGPFHIVADIFALVSLDFLGFGLPPPTPSWGELLGQGVNNVHSWWLTFFPFGAMFCTLLMVVFIGEGVRQAFDPREYSRLR, encoded by the coding sequence ATGAGCAGCGCCACCATCACCGCAAAGACTGCGGTCAGCGAATCCTTCCAGTCGGTATCCCTCTTCAAGAAGCGTCTGAAGAAGTTTCGCTCGCTAAAGCGTGGATACTACTCGTTCCTGCTCATTGTCGTCGCCTACATCGTCAGTTTCCTGGCGCCGCTGCTGATGAACTACAAGGCGCTGGTCGTCCGTTACGATGGACGGCTCCACTTCCCGGTCTTCAAGTTCTATGAAGGCAAAGTCTTCGGCCAGGATATCTACGGCGAGGCCGACTATCGCCGGTTGAAGGAGTCCTTTTCCGCCGAAGACAAGGGAAACTGGGTTCTTATGCCGCCCTATCCGTTCGGTCCCTACGAGAGCCTCACCGATCCGTCGGGGACGCCTCCCAATCCTCCCTCGCGTCAACATTGGTTCGGCACCGACGACCGGGGGCGGGACGTCTTTGTCCGTCTGGTCTATGGATTCAACATCTCGCTTTCATTTGCGCTGATCTGCACGGCAATCGCCTACGCGATCGGCATCTCGGTCGGCGCGGCGCTCGGCTATTTCGGCGGCAAGTTCGACATCTTCGCCCAGAGGCTGATCGAGATTTGGTCGTCGATGCCGTTCCTTTATACGATCATCATCGTCTCCTCCATCATCCGTCCCAATTTTGCGCTTCTGGTATTCCTCCTCGTGCTCTTCGGTTGGATGGGGATGACCTATTATATCCGGGGCGAGTTCTATCGCGAGAAGGCCAAGGACTACGTTCACGCCGCCATCTCGATGGGAGCCGGCGACCGCAAGATCGTCTTCAAGCACATCCTGCCAAATGCCCTGACGCCGGTGATTGCGCTCGGGCCATTCCATATCGTAGCCGACATCTTTGCGCTGGTGAGCCTGGACTTCCTCGGCTTCGGTCTGCCGCCGCCTACGCCATCGTGGGGTGAACTGCTCGGTCAGGGCGTCAACAACGTGCACTCCTGGTGGCTGACGTTCTTTCCCTTCGGAGCAATGTTCTGCACCCTTTTGATGGTGGTCTTCATCGGCGAGGGAGTCCGGCAGGCGTTCGACCCGCGGGAGTATTCACGGCTGCGGTAG
- a CDS encoding carboxypeptidase regulatory-like domain-containing protein gives MTRSTTTMAVAQPERTMMTRRIMTLLSFSTLAAFSLSTALYAAVTAEPTGFIVALEEGDTLAESLTITNLAERAMEFRINFDEPEDGNRRRGGPGRDQPRSRYALFKEAAGWGDQMEAIWGAAQANMTQYNSGQMANFPINEFDCIWIREYQSDQFNTNWNNNRARFEEWVDRGGVMYHGVGTNNWAVVPVQVGGLRRNQQGDQNGLVMVSNNRDANNYNYLAELMQWRGGESLNGSSWSHASYTRQNCDNIENSDWYQAIAVGQGPQPDRIGVVVYNFGRGWAIATGTTDSHQYINWRGERWFWGNALLQVIWYMDFLAAPRWVAAEPDEGEVAAGESSEVTLTFVSTDLEDGVHHLVLNLTTDDVESPLLQMSVVLTVDGPTAVIAGVITDEATGDPIPTGNVSLDRFIWDRDGADDGSYIVADLPLGAYELTFSAPDYLTTTREVNLEDDDVELNVAMLHSTADPDVGEEGIFAQLEPDNTLDLDFNVANNGNGPLSYRVERRLLGDANAEPWTIRR, from the coding sequence TTGACCAGATCCACCACAACCATGGCAGTGGCACAACCAGAAAGGACAATGATGACTCGTCGCATTATGACCCTGCTCTCCTTCTCGACTCTGGCTGCATTCAGTCTGTCAACGGCACTATATGCGGCGGTTACGGCCGAGCCTACCGGCTTCATCGTGGCCTTGGAGGAGGGGGACACGCTCGCAGAGTCGTTGACTATAACCAATTTGGCTGAGCGTGCAATGGAGTTTAGGATCAATTTCGATGAACCTGAGGATGGCAATCGCCGCCGCGGAGGACCTGGTCGCGACCAACCACGTTCTCGTTATGCACTCTTCAAGGAGGCAGCTGGCTGGGGTGATCAGATGGAGGCGATTTGGGGAGCAGCACAAGCCAATATGACCCAATACAACAGCGGTCAAATGGCCAACTTTCCTATCAATGAGTTCGACTGCATCTGGATTCGCGAATACCAATCCGACCAGTTTAACACTAACTGGAACAACAACCGAGCTCGGTTTGAAGAATGGGTAGATAGAGGCGGTGTAATGTACCACGGGGTCGGCACCAACAATTGGGCTGTCGTTCCGGTTCAAGTGGGGGGCCTGCGACGCAATCAACAGGGTGACCAAAATGGTCTGGTAATGGTCTCCAATAATCGAGATGCCAATAACTACAACTACCTGGCCGAGTTGATGCAATGGCGCGGTGGCGAGTCACTTAATGGCAGTTCGTGGAGCCATGCTTCTTATACCCGTCAAAACTGCGATAACATCGAAAACAGCGACTGGTATCAAGCGATCGCCGTGGGACAGGGACCGCAACCAGATAGGATTGGAGTTGTGGTCTATAACTTTGGCCGTGGCTGGGCAATCGCGACCGGAACCACCGATAGTCATCAGTATATCAATTGGCGGGGCGAGAGATGGTTCTGGGGCAATGCCCTATTGCAGGTCATCTGGTATATGGACTTTCTTGCCGCACCTCGCTGGGTTGCAGCCGAGCCAGATGAAGGTGAAGTAGCTGCAGGCGAGTCATCTGAGGTCACATTGACGTTTGTGTCTACGGATTTGGAGGATGGCGTCCATCATCTGGTCCTAAATTTGACTACGGACGACGTTGAGTCGCCACTGCTTCAGATGTCCGTGGTGCTGACGGTTGACGGTCCCACCGCGGTCATTGCCGGCGTCATCACCGATGAAGCAACCGGCGATCCGATCCCGACCGGTAATGTCTCGCTCGACCGCTTTATCTGGGACCGGGATGGTGCCGATGACGGCTCCTATATAGTCGCCGACCTGCCTCTGGGCGCTTACGAACTGACCTTCAGCGCGCCGGACTATCTGACCACCACCCGCGAGGTTAACCTCGAGGACGACGACGTCGAACTGAATGTCGCCATGCTCCACTCGACCGCCGATCCCGACGTCGGAGAGGAAGGCATCTTCGCTCAACTCGAGCCCGATAACACCCTCGACCTCGACTTCAACGTCGCCAATAACGGCAACGGACCGCTCAGTTACCGCGTCGAACGCCGGCTCCTCGGCGACGCCAACGCCGAGCCCTGGACCATCCGCCG